The genomic stretch CTTCGACCGCGGGCAGTTCGGTCATCAGCTGCGCAAGATCGACCTCGAGCCCGACGTCGGCAACGATCTCGGCGGCGCTGCCGTCTCCGGCGCTGTAGGTTTCCGCCAGATGCGTGTCGAAGCTCGCCTTTGGCACTGTCACGAGCTGCAGCGGCAGGCCGAGATGACGACGCACCTCGGCCACTGCGGCCAGGCTGGCATCCTCGCGCAGCAGCACGTCGGCGTGTTCGGTGCCGATCGCGGTGACGAGCACGCCGTGGCGGCGGGCAAAGGCGTAGGGCAGGCTGGGATTCATGTTCATCGCCTAGTCGATGCGACGGACTTCGGCTTCCTCGACCGGTGCCGGCGCGGTGCGCGGAACAGCAGGGGCGGGGCTGTCGAAGGCGGGAAGCTCCGGCGTGCCGGGTTCGCCGCTCAGCAGATCGCGCTTGCTGGCGGAGGCGCGTTGTTCGCCGATCACATAGTCGTAGCGCGAGCGGGTGATGCCGGCGTAGTCCTCGCGCTCGCGCAGGATGACCGGACGCAGGAACACGACCAGGTTGGTCTTGGTGCGCTTGCGCGTGTCGTAGCGGAACAGGGCGCCGGCCACCGGCACGTCGCCCAGCAGCGGAATCTTCTCCTCTCCGCCGCTGTAGCTGTCCTCCACCAGTCCGCCGAGCGCGATGATGGCGCCGTCGTCGATCATGACCATGGACTCGATCGAGCGTTTGGTGGTGGTGGGGCCGTTGCCGGTGTCGGTGCTGGCGACCACGGCCGAGGCTTCCTGGTAGATCGCCAGGCGAATCGAGCCGCCTTCCGAGATCTGCGGCTTGACCTTGAGCGTGAGACCGACGTCCTTGCGCTCGATGGTCTGGAACGGGTTGCTGACGGTGCTGCCTGAGCCGGTGTTGGTGTATTGGCCGGTGACGAAGGGCACGTTGCGGCCGACGACGATCTTGGCCTCTTCGTTGTCGAGGGTGACGATGTTGGGCGTGGACAGGATGTTGGCGCTGACCTCGTTTTCAAGGAAGCGCGCAAGCATGCCGAGGCGGATGATCTCGCCAACACCGGGAATGGTCACCTTGCCGTTGCCTACGGCGAGTGTCAGGCCGTTGCCGGGCGTGGCCATGGTGCCACTTGCTGCGCCGGTGATGAGTTGCATCAGGTTGTTGCCGCCGCTGCTGAACGAGGTGCCGCCGACAATGGCGGCGCTGCCGCTGTTGTCGCCCGCCGCCCACTGAATGCCGAACTCGGCAGCGCGCTCGGTCGAGATCTCGGCGATCAGCGCCTCGATGTATACCTGTGCGCGGCGGCGGTCGAGCTGGTCGATCACCACTCTCAGGTTGCGGTAGATGGCCTCAGGGGCGTTGATGATCAGCGCGTTGTTGACCGGGTCTGCCTGCACCACGCCGCCTGTGCCGGTGTCACTTCGCGTGCGCTTGTTCGTCGAACTGCTGCGCGAGGTCGATGCGGCGATGCCCATCGCGTCGCCGCCCGGTGCTGCGCTGGCGCTGCTCGCACCCGTGCTGCTCAGCATGGCGCTGCCCTGTGTGTCGGTGACGCCGCTGCCGCTCAGCGTGGCATTGAGCGTGTTGGCGACCTGCGTGGCGTCGGCGTTCTTCAGGTAGACCACATGGATGTTGCCTGCGGCGCCGGGGCGGTCGAGGCTTGCCACCAGTTGGCGTACCGCGGAGATGCGGCTGGGCGTGTCGGCGCGCACCAGCAGGCTGTTGCTGTTGGGTTCGGCGAGGATCTGCACGGCGCCGGTGCCGCCGGCTGCTGCGCCGCGCTCGGCGAGGAGGCGTGACAGCAGGGGCGCGAGGTCGACGGCGGCAGCATGGTGCAGTTCGATGACGCCGAGGTCGCCCTGCACGACGTCGAGCGATTCGATGACGCTGGCGATGCGGGCAACGTTGCCGGCGTAGTCGGTGACCACGAGGACGTTGTTCGCGGGAAAGGCGCTCACCGAATTGTTCGGCGCAACCAGCGGGCGAATGACCGACACCATTTGCGCTGCGGACTCATGACGGAGTGCGAATACCTGTGTCACCAGGCGATCGCCCCCGGCCGCTGCGACGTTCCTGCCCACTGGTACGGCATGCAGCTTGGCGTCGGCCTCGGGGACGATCTTGGTCACCCCCTTGTCCTCAACAGCGGTATAACCCTGCAGTCGCAGGGCGGAGAGCAGGATCTGATACGCAAGCTCGCGCGCCACCGGCGTATTGGTGACGATGTTGATCTTGCCCTTTACCCGGGGATCGACAAGGAAGTTCGTACCGGAGAGCTTGCCGATGGCCTGAATGACCGCATCGATGTCGGCGTTCTGGAAGTTGAGCGACACCGGGTCGTCGGCCGCGAACAATGGCAAGGGCAGAAAGGCGGCAAGCAGGACGAGACGACGCAGGCGGGAGACAAGCAGCATGGTGGTTTGGGTTCAATCCGTTGAGATGGCATCGGTGCGGGTGTCGCTGGTGGCGACGGGCGAGGTCGTGCTGTCCGCCCCTGTCATGCGCAACGCCACTGTGCGTCCGCCCGCAGCGAGTTCGATGCGGTCGGGCAGGATTCGCACCAGGCGCAGCCCGTCTGCCAGCGTTTCGTCCTGCAGGAGTGCAAGTGTTTCTCCGTCTGGTCTGCGCAGCAGGGCGAAGCCCGGTCGCTGGCCGAAGCCGGTCGCGAGCCCGATCAGCTGGTAGTCGGTGTGCACTTGCGCGCGGGGCGCGGGTTCGCTTTCGCCGCTGCCGAGCGCACGCACGATGTCGCGCGCCGCGCTTCTGGGGTCGGCAGTGTGCGACGGCAGTGCGCTGACCGGCTCGGGCGCTGTGAGTTGCCAGAAGAGCGTCGCGCACGTCCACGCCGCGACACTCAGCGCAAGGCCCCAGGCCAGTGCAGGCAGCGAGGCCTCAAGGCGACGGACGATGGCGGGCAGGGAGATCATTGCGATGAATGGGGCTGCCGGGCTTGCAGCAGGGTGGAGCAAGCACATGAAGGCATGGGTTGAAAATGGGGTGAAAATGGGGGGGCGCCGGGCTGGGGTTCAGGAGCGCAGGAATACCCGGTGCTGCATCCCCTTCTGCGGGAATGCAGCACCGGGCTCGGCCCTTGCCCCTGCGGAGGCAAGGGAGCGGGCTGGGACGATCAGGTGCCGATCACGCCACCGTCGTTCTTGGTGATGATGATCGTGGCCGAACGCGGGCGTGCGCTGCCGCCCTCGGGCCAGTTGCTGTTGCCGCCTTCACCCGGATGCTGGATGTTGATGAACATGGTCTTGCTGTCCGGGGTGAAGGTGACGCCGGTGATCTCGCACTCCTTCGGGCCGGTGAAGAAGCGGCGGATCTCCTTGGTCGTGGGGTCGGCGCACAGCATCTGGTTGTTGCCCTGACCGGCGTACTCGCCGCTGTTGCTGTAGTTGCCGTCGGTCTCGATCCACAGGCGGCCGGCGTCGTCGAAGGCAAGGCCGTCCGGGCTGTTGAAGGTGTTATCGACGGTGACGTTGTCCGAGCCCGACTTGAGGTTGCTGCGATCGGGGTAGACGTTCGGATTGCCGGCCAGTACGAAGATGTCCCACTCGAAGGTCAGTGCGGCTGCGTCGCCACCGGTTTCGCGCCAGCGCACGATCTGGCCGTAGCGGTTGGCGGTACGGGGGTTGGCGTCGTCGGTGACGGAGCGGCCCGAGTTGTTGGTCAGGGTTGCATAGACTTCGCCGGTGCTCGGATGAACCGTGACCCACTCCGGGCGATCCATCTTGGTGGCGCCGACAGCGTCTGCAGCAAGGCGGGTGTGAATCAGCACTTCGGCCTGGCTGGCAAAGCTTGAATCGGCGGCCAGCGTGGCATTGGCCGTCTTGTCGAGCAGGATCCACTCGCCATTGCCCATGAAGTCGCCCGTGGTCGAGCCATCGTTGAAGCGGGCAACATAGAGCTTGCCCGAGTCCAGCAGGTTGGCGTTGGCGCGGTCGTTGCCCTTGGTGTAGACACCATCGGATACGAACTTGTAGATGTAGTCGTTGGCCTGGTCGTCACCCATGTACACCACGACATGATTGTCGGGGGTCAGGGTGTAGGCAGCGTTCTCATGCTTGATGCGACCGAGTGCGGTGCGCTTCTTCGGTGTCGAATGACGGTCGAAGGGATCGATCTCCACGATCCAGCCGAAACGGTTCGATTCGTTGGGCTCCTTCGCGTAGTCGAAACGGTCGATGTATTCCTCCCAGCCGTAGCCGGTGGTCTGACCGCTGACGCCATAGCGCTTCTGCGCAGTCGTGCGCGTGTCGCTGCCGCTGCGGGTGCCGAAGTACTGGTTGAAGTTTTCTTCACAGGTCAGGTAGGTGCCCCACGGCGTGTATCCGTTGCCGCAGTTGTTCAGGGTGCCGCGAACCAGGGTGCCCGACGCATCGGCGCTGGTCTTCATCAGCGCGTCGCCTGCAGCAGGGCCGGTGATCAGCATCGGCGTGTCGCCGGTGATGCGACGGTTGTACTGGGAGTCGATGACGATCTCCCACTTGCCGCTATTGAGCTTGATGTGGATGACCGATACGCCGTGGGCGTGGATGGCCTTGTAGGCATCGTCAGCGCTGTTCGACACGCCATCGGCAAACAGGTGGCGAGTGTTCACGTATTCGTGGTTCATCACCAGCAGGCCTTCCTTGCTGCCGTTGAGCGCAAAGTAGTGGATGCCGTCGTGGTTGTCGCCGACCTGACGTGCCTGGGCTGCGGCATCGTCGCTGGCGTCGCTGGCCCAGGTCGAGCCTGCGCCGGTGGAAAAGAGCGGCGTGCCCCACGGCGCGAACACGGTTGCCGTGTAACCCGGGGCGACGGCGACGCTGTCGTCGGTCGACGTCGGGATGGCGGTGAAGCCGAGGAGCGGGCCCGCCGGCGGCTTGGGATTGACCTCGATGATGCAGCCGCTCAGGCCGCCTGACATGAAGGCAGCGGCCGACAGGCCGAGACCCGTCCTGAAAAAGCCACGACGGCTGACGGCGCGATTCACGACCGACTGGAAATGTTCGTTGTTCGAGGTATTGGTCGGCAGGTCTTCGGAATCGAGCGGCGTTGACTGAGACATTCATGTTCTCCGGGGGGATAAGAGATCCGGATTCTGGGCACGACATATTGCAATGGCGTGAAACGGAGCGCGGCGACCTCATCCGTGCTCGAATTATTGTGTCTGGCGCCTGAAGATGCCGTGTCTGCGCGACGGCCCCTGCGCCCGGGGGCAGGGGCGAGTCTGCTCCACATTCGCGCGATTACGCGTGCGCAAAGGGCACCGGGCAGGGCGCTTGGCTTAGAATGCCGCTTTGCCTGCGCTTTTCATGACCGATTTCGCCCATCTCTTCTCGTCCGATGGCCCGCTGGTGCAGGCGATTCCCGGCTATCGCCCGCGTCCGCAGCAGGTCGAGATGGCGCAGAAGATCGGCGAAGCCATTCGTGGCAACCGGGTGCTGGTGGCCGAGGCGGGCACCGGGACGGGCAAGACCTTTGCCTATCTCGTGCCGGCGCTGATGTCGGGCGGCAAGGTGATTGTCTCCACCGGCACGAAGACGCTGCAGGATCAGCTTTTCAATCGGGACCTGCCCACGGTGCGGGCCGCGCTCAAGGTGCCGGTGTCGATTGCGCTGCTCAAGGGGCGCGCCAATTACGTGTGCCATTACCACCTCGAGCGTAACGAGCGCGACGGGCGCTTCCAGACGCCGCAGGATGCGGCCGACCTGCGCGCCATTTCGCGCTTCGCCCGCCTGACCCAGAGCGGCGACAAGGCCGAATGCACCGATGTGCGCGAAGACTCCGCAGCGTGGATCGCGGCGACCTCCACCCGCGACAAC from Parazoarcus communis encodes the following:
- the gspD gene encoding type II secretion system secretin GspD, which encodes MLLVSRLRRLVLLAAFLPLPLFAADDPVSLNFQNADIDAVIQAIGKLSGTNFLVDPRVKGKINIVTNTPVARELAYQILLSALRLQGYTAVEDKGVTKIVPEADAKLHAVPVGRNVAAAGGDRLVTQVFALRHESAAQMVSVIRPLVAPNNSVSAFPANNVLVVTDYAGNVARIASVIESLDVVQGDLGVIELHHAAAVDLAPLLSRLLAERGAAAGGTGAVQILAEPNSNSLLVRADTPSRISAVRQLVASLDRPGAAGNIHVVYLKNADATQVANTLNATLSGSGVTDTQGSAMLSSTGASSASAAPGGDAMGIAASTSRSSSTNKRTRSDTGTGGVVQADPVNNALIINAPEAIYRNLRVVIDQLDRRRAQVYIEALIAEISTERAAEFGIQWAAGDNSGSAAIVGGTSFSSGGNNLMQLITGAASGTMATPGNGLTLAVGNGKVTIPGVGEIIRLGMLARFLENEVSANILSTPNIVTLDNEEAKIVVGRNVPFVTGQYTNTGSGSTVSNPFQTIERKDVGLTLKVKPQISEGGSIRLAIYQEASAVVASTDTGNGPTTTKRSIESMVMIDDGAIIALGGLVEDSYSGGEEKIPLLGDVPVAGALFRYDTRKRTKTNLVVFLRPVILREREDYAGITRSRYDYVIGEQRASASKRDLLSGEPGTPELPAFDSPAPAVPRTAPAPVEEAEVRRID
- a CDS encoding alpha-1,2-mannosidase — protein: MISLPAIVRRLEASLPALAWGLALSVAAWTCATLFWQLTAPEPVSALPSHTADPRSAARDIVRALGSGESEPAPRAQVHTDYQLIGLATGFGQRPGFALLRRPDGETLALLQDETLADGLRLVRILPDRIELAAGGRTVALRMTGADSTTSPVATSDTRTDAISTD
- a CDS encoding PhoX family protein — its product is MSQSTPLDSEDLPTNTSNNEHFQSVVNRAVSRRGFFRTGLGLSAAAFMSGGLSGCIIEVNPKPPAGPLLGFTAIPTSTDDSVAVAPGYTATVFAPWGTPLFSTGAGSTWASDASDDAAAQARQVGDNHDGIHYFALNGSKEGLLVMNHEYVNTRHLFADGVSNSADDAYKAIHAHGVSVIHIKLNSGKWEIVIDSQYNRRITGDTPMLITGPAAGDALMKTSADASGTLVRGTLNNCGNGYTPWGTYLTCEENFNQYFGTRSGSDTRTTAQKRYGVSGQTTGYGWEEYIDRFDYAKEPNESNRFGWIVEIDPFDRHSTPKKRTALGRIKHENAAYTLTPDNHVVVYMGDDQANDYIYKFVSDGVYTKGNDRANANLLDSGKLYVARFNDGSTTGDFMGNGEWILLDKTANATLAADSSFASQAEVLIHTRLAADAVGATKMDRPEWVTVHPSTGEVYATLTNNSGRSVTDDANPRTANRYGQIVRWRETGGDAAALTFEWDIFVLAGNPNVYPDRSNLKSGSDNVTVDNTFNSPDGLAFDDAGRLWIETDGNYSNSGEYAGQGNNQMLCADPTTKEIRRFFTGPKECEITGVTFTPDSKTMFINIQHPGEGGNSNWPEGGSARPRSATIIITKNDGGVIGT